The proteins below are encoded in one region of Helianthus annuus cultivar XRQ/B chromosome 2, HanXRQr2.0-SUNRISE, whole genome shotgun sequence:
- the LOC110919042 gene encoding T-complex protein 1 subunit epsilon: MYSNRFMLFSGRIVPWFQELTTEKIGKTGLVREKAFGTTKDRMFYIEHCANSKAVTIFIYGGNKMMIEETKRSIQDALCVARNVIRNSSFAYGSGAAEISCSIAVEAAADLVATTLWDGCILIFSSGSTRC; encoded by the exons ATGTATAGCAATCGGTTTATGCTTTTTA GCGGTAGAATTGTTCCCTGGTTCCAGGAACTAACAACTGAAAAAATAGGAAAG ACTGGTTTGGTTAGAGAAAAGGCATTTGGTACCACAAAAGATCGAATGTTTTATATTGAGCATTGTGCAAACTCAAAGGCTGTAACCATTTTCATCTATGGAG GTAACAAGATGATGATCGAGGAGACAAAACGCAGCATCCAAGATGCACTATGTGTCGCTAGAAATGTTATTCGTAATAGCTCGTTTGCATACGGTAGCGGAGCTGCAGAAATTTCATGCTCAATTGCAGTTGAAGCTGCGGCTGACCTGGTAGCAACAACTCTCTGGGACGGCTGCATTCTCATCTTTAGTAGCGGAAGCACTCGGTGCTAG
- the LOC110916066 gene encoding heavy metal-associated isoprenylated plant protein 39, giving the protein MPESVKVVMKLNIHDNECKRKILKAVSGLLGIDSLAFEMKDNTLTIVGDVDAVKITNKLKKWNAFIHTLGPAKEPEKKEPEKKGGEDEEAKKKKQEEEEAIKRLIEAYCCSRGDHSYPTQRLCIHAVEEAPTGCVIC; this is encoded by the exons ATGCCTGAAAGCGTA AAAGTGGTTATGAAACTGAATATCCATGACAATGAATGCAAAAGGAAGATTTTAAAGGCGGTTTCCGGTCTTTTAG GGATCGACTCCTTGGCTTTTGAAATGAAAGACAACACACTAACTATCGTAGGAGACGTTGATGCGGTGAAAATCACTAATAAACTTAAGAAATGGAACGCTTTTATACACACCCTTGGACCCGCGAAAGAACCTGAAAAGAAGGAACCAGAAAAGAAAGGTGGTGAAGATGAAGAGGCAAAGAAGAAGAAgcaggaagaagaagaagccaTTAAAAGATTGATTGAAGCTTATTGTTGTTCTAGGGGAGACCATTCATACCCAACACAACGATTATGTATTCATGCTGTGGAAGAAGCTCCTACTGGTTGTGTTATATGCTGA